In Cellulomonas sp. Y8, the genomic stretch CCAGGCCCTCCTCGGTGGGCCGGACGAGCGTGACCCGCCCGTCGCTGGCGTCGGCGGCGCGCACGACCTGGCCGGCCTGCTCCATCGCGAGCACCTGCCGGGTGACGGTGGACGGGTCGAGCCGCAGGGCGTCCGCGATGGCGTTCACGCTCGTGGGGCCCTCCTCGGCGAGGACCCCCAGGACGAGGTACGCGGAGCGCTCGATCTCCCCGCGGGCGCGGGCGCCGGCGCGGCGGGTCCGGTCGGACAGGCGCAGCAGCATGGCCACCTGGGCCTCGATCGTGCGCAGGGAGTCGTCCGGCTGCATGGTCACCTCGTCCTCGGGTCGGCCCGGGCAGTCTGCCACGTCCCGCCGGGCAATAAGCCTGTATAGTACAGACATACCCGACGACGACTTCCTGAGGACACGCATGCCCAGTCGGCACCCCGAACCGAACAAGACCGCCATCTACGCCACGGCCCTGACCGCGTTCTTCGCGATCGCCGGGATCGCCGTGGTCGACCCGATCCTCCCGGTGATCGGCGAGGAGATCGGCGCCTCCACCTGGCAGATCGAGCTGCTGTTCACCGCGTACCTGGTCGTGATGGCGGTGGGCATGATCCCCGCGGTCATCGCGACCGGCCGGTACGGCTACCGCAAGGTGCTCGCGACCGGCGTCACGGTCGTCGCGGCGGCCGCGGTGCTCGCCGCCCTGTCCGGCAACATCCTCGAGCTCGCCGTGCTCCGCGGCCTGTGGGGCCTGGGCAACGCGATGTTCTTCGCGACCGCGATGGTGCTGCTGGTCGCGCTGGCCACCGACCGCGAGTGGGTGGTCGAGCTGTTCGAGACCTGCGTCGGCCTCGGCTTCGCGGTGGGCCCGCTGATCGGCGGCCTGCTCGGCCAGATCTCCTGGCGGGTGCCGTTCGCCGCGTGCGGCGTGTTCATGCTCATCGCGCTGGGCATGTCGATCACCCGGCTCCGCGACCCGCAGGACCCGCCGACCGCGCTGACCCTGCGCGACGTGTGGCAGCCGTTCCGCCGCCCGGCGTTCCGCACGCTCTGCGTCGTGACCGCCGCGTACAACTTCGTGTTCTTCGTGGTGCTCGGCTACACCCCGGTGTTCCTCGGCCTGGACGTGATCCCGCTCGGCCTGGTGTTCACCGCGTGGGGCATCGGCCTGGCGGTCGGCATCCTGGTGGTCGGCCACCGGCTCGCGCACCGGATCGGCGCGGTGGCGACGGTCGGCGTGGCGATCGGCGGCCTGCTGGTCGCGCTCGCTGCTCGCCACGAGCGCCGGGACCGCCGAGTCGGTCGTGGTGCTGGTGCTGGCCGGCGTCTGCATGGGCATCGCGAACGCGAACCTCACCGACCTGGCGCTCGGGCTCGGCGGTGCGGAGCGCCGCACCACCACCGCGGCGTTCAACCTGGTCCGCTGGGGCTTCGCGGCCCCCGCGCCCGTGATCGCCGGCCTGCTGCTGCACCCGGTGAGCGCGACGGCCCCGTACTGGGTGGGCGCGGCGGTGCTGCTGATCGGCGTGGTGGCGTTCGCGTGGAAGGGCCGCGCGATGGCCGCGGCGGTCGGCGAGAAGCTGACCTTCCGGCAGTGGGACCGCGCGGCGCGCGCCGTCGAGGGCACGCCCGAGGAGGCGCTGGGCGAGGCCTGAGCCCGGCCGGGCCGGACCCGGCACCCACGCGGTGCCGGGTCGGTGCCGGGTCAGCGCCCGACGAGGCCTGACTCGTAGGCGAACACCACCGCCTGCACCCGGTCGCGGACCCCGAGCTTCGCGAGGATCCGCCCCACGTGGGTCTTCACGGTGGCCTCGGACAGGAACAGCCGCTCGGCGACCTCGGCGTTGGACAGCCCCTCGGCGACGGCGAGCAGCACCTCGCGCTCGCGCTGGGTGAGGTCGTCCGCCCGGGCGTCGCCGCGCGGCGCGGGGGCGTCCTGCTCGCCCGGCAGCTCCTCGGCGAACAGCTCGAGCATCCGCCGGGTCACCCGCGGGGAGACGACGGCGTCGCCGGTGGCGACGGCGCGGATGGCGGCGGTGAGCTCGGCGGGGCGGGCGTCCTTGAGCAGGAAGCCGCTCGCGCCGGCGCGCAGCGCGGCGAACGCGTACTCGTCCAGGTCGAACGTGGTGAGGATGAGCACCCGGGACCGGGAGCCGGCGGCGACGATCCGCTCCGTGGCCTCGATCCCGTTGGTGCCGGGCATCCGGACGTCCATCAGCACGACGTCGGGGTCGAGCGCGGCGATCTGCCGCAGCGCCTCCGCGCCGTCGCCCGCCTCGCCGACGACGGTGAGGTCGTCCTCGTCGTCGAGCACGAGGCGGAAGCCCATGCGCAGCAGGGGCTGGTCGTCCACCAGCAGGACGCGGATCGGCGCCGGCGCGGTGCCGTCGGGGGTGGTGGTCACGCGGGCTCCTCGGTCGGGGTGGCGGCGTCGGCGTGCGCGGGGCCGTCAGGGGCGTCCTCGGTGCGCAGCTCGACGTGCACCCGCCAGCCGCCACGGTACGGCCCGGCCGCGACGGAGCCACGGTAGACCGCCGCGCGCTCGCGCATGCCGACCAGGCCGCGGCCGCCGCGCACCGGTGTCGCGGGGGTGACCGCGGTGACGCCCTCGGCGTCGGGTCCGCGCGGCCAGCGGGTCGTCGCCGCGCACGGCCAGGCGCTCGCCGAGCCGGCCGAGCCGCCCGGTCTCGCCGGCAGCGTCGGCGACCGGGTCCGCGGCGGCGCCGTCGTCGACGACCTCGATGCCGACCCGCCCTGCGCCGTGCCGGACCAGCACGTCGACCCGCGCGCCGGGGCCGGCGTGCCGCAGGGCGTTGGTCAGCGACTCCTGCACCACCCGGTAGACGGTGAGCGCGAGGGCGGCGTCGGCGGGCAGGGCGGGGCCGGCGGTGGTGAGGTGGACCGTCAGCCCGGCCGCGCGGAACTGCTGCACCAGCGACTCGAGGTCCTGGGTGCCGGGCTGCGGCTCGAGCGGCACGTCCGCCCCGCGGAGCACCCCGAGCATCCGGCGCATGTCCGCGAGCGCCGACCGCCCGGTCTCGGACAGCAGGTCCAGCGCGGCGGCGGCGTCGTCCGGCGAGCGGCGCATCGCGACCCGGGCCCCGTCGGACAGGGCGATCATCACGGTGAGACCGTGCGCGACCACGTCGTGCATCTCGCGGGCGATCCGGGTCTGCTCGGCGGCGGCGGCGAGCTTGGCGTGCTGCTCGCCGGCGTCCACCAGCTGCTGGTGCCGCTCGACCAGGGCACGGGTGTGCAGGCGGCGGCCCCGGACGTTGGCGCCGACGGCCAGCGCGACCAGCCCTGCCACCAGGATCGAGCCGATGTCGACGTTGAGACGCGCCCCGTCGGGGCGGAGCACGGCGCCCCACAGGAAGAACGCCCCGAGCACGCCGACGGTCGCGGCCCCCAGCAGGAGCCAGCCCTGGCGCTGGGGCCGGGTGGCCGCCACGACGTAGAGGCCGAGGGCGAACGCGACGTCGCCCGCGCCGACGGAGCCGGTGAGCAGGACCTGCAGGACGGCCGACGCGCCGAGGGCGATCGTGACCCGGACCGGCCAGCGCCGGCGGAACCACAGGGCGACGAGCGCCAGCGCGGTCAGCGCGAGGGACAGCGCGGCGGCCGCGCCGGACAGGACGACCGTGTCCGCCGCGAACCCGACGTTCGGCCCCGCGCCGTCGACGACCGGCCCCACGGACGAGATCGCCGACAGCGCGAAGAACACGCAGACCAGCACGTCCGACGCCCGCGGGTGCAGGGCGAAGAACCGGCGCACGCGGCCGAGCCGCCGGGCGTCCAGCTCGGTGAACGCGGCGGGGGCGGGATCCGGGGTGCTCAGCGGGTCCTCCGGAGGAGAGGGGCGGACGGGTGGCGGGACGACGGCGGCCCCGCCCCGGGGTCGGGACGGGGCCACCCTAGGCGTGCGGCGCGGGTCAGGCGTCGCGGCGGCGGAGCAGCACCGCGGCCGCGGCCAGCGCGACGACGCCCCAGGCCACGAGGACGCCGTAGCCCTCCCAGGGCCCGAGCACGGCGTCGGGGTTGTCCGACATGACCAGCTGGGAGCCGGCCGACATGGGCAGGTAGGGGCTGATCTTCTCGAAGAACGCCCACGGGATCAGCGCGAACACGCTCTCGACGACCAGGAGGAGTCCGAGCACGGTCGCGAGCGCGCCGGCCGAGTGCCGCAGCAGCGCGCCGATCGCGTACGCGAGCAGGGCGATCGCCGCGAGGTAGAGCGGTGCGCCGAGCAGGATCCGCTGGTTCATCTCGAGACCCAGGTCGACGCGGTGCGCCTCGCCGAGCACGGGGTAGGTGACGGCCCAGGACACCAGGGTGCCGACGACGCCGGTCACGAACGCGACGACGACCACGACCAGCCCCTTGGCCAGCAGCGCCGGCGTGCGGGTGGGGGAGGTCGACAGGGTGCTGCGGATCATCCCGGTGGAGTACTCGCCGGTGATCGCCAGCACGGCCAGGACGCAGATCGCGAGCTGGGCGAACTGGATGCCGCCGACGATGTCGCCGGCGGTGACCGTGTAGTCCATGCCGGACTCGTCGAACTGCCGGACGCCGAAGTACGCGATCATCCAGGCGATGCCGGCCTGAGCGACGACGGTGATCGGCAGCACCCACCACGTGGAGCGCAGCGACCACAGCTTGATCCACTCGGACCGCAGCAGGCGGCCGAAGGTGACCCGGGCGTCGCCCGACGGGCGTGCCGCGGCGCGGGTCGCGGGGACGGTGGCGGTGGCGCTCATCGCCGGGCCTCCTCGGGGGTGGGGGCGGTCTGCCCCTGCTGGACGGTGGTGCCGGCCCCGGTGGGCGCGGAGTGGTACTCGACGTCGTCGGCGGTCAGCGACATGTACGCGGCCTCCAGCGACGCGGCGACCGGGGTGAGCTCGTGCAGCACAACCCCGTCGCGGGCGGCGAGCTCGCCGACGGCCTCGGCGGTCGTGCCGGTGATCTCGATCAGCCCGGCCTCGACGGAGGTGACGGTGGTGTCCGGGCCCTGGAGCAGCTCCGCCAGGCGGCTCGCCTGCGGGCTGCGCACCCGGACCCGGGTGCCGGAGGCTCCGGCGACGATGTCCGCGACGGGGGCGTCGGCGATGATCCGGCCGCGACCGATCACGAGGATGTGGTCGGCGGTCAGCGCCATCTCGCTCATGAGGTGCGAGGACAGGAAGACGGTCCGGCCCTCGGTGGCGAGGTGCTTGACCAGGTTGCGCACCCACAGGACGCCCTCGGGGTCGAGGCCGTTGACCGGCTCGTCCAGGATGAGCGTGCGCGGGTCGCCGAGCAGAGCCGCGGCGATGCCGAGCCGCTGGCCCATGCCGAGGGAGAAGCCGCCGACGCGCTTGCCGGCGACGGCCTGCAGGCCGGTCATCTCGATGACCTCGTCGACCCGCTTCCGGCCGATGCCGTGCGTGGCGGCGACGGCGCGCAGGTGGTTGGTCGCGGAGCGGCCGGAGTGCACCGCCTTCGCGTCCAGCAGCGCGCCGACCTCGGTCAGCGGCGACTTCAGCTGCGCGTACGGGCGGCCGTTGACGGTCACGGTGCCGGACGTGGGCCGGTCGAGGCCCATGATCATGCGCATCGTGGTCGACTTGCCGGCGCCGTTCGGGCCGAGGAAGCCGGTGACCTTGCCCGACTGGACCGTGAAGTCGATGCCGGCGACAGCCGTCTTGTGACCGTACCTCTTGGTCAGTCCTCTTGCCTCGATCATGGTGTCCTCACAGGGGTGGTCTCTGGGTACGGCACGAACCTACGGACCCGGGCCGCGTCGCGGAACGTCCGTGGGGCCGATCCTCCGGGGCGGTCGGCTCGCCCGCACGACCGACGCCCTCCGTCGTGGGGATGACCCGGGGGCCCGCGGGGTCGGCCGCCGGGATGGTCCTGGGCGCGTGAGGGGTCCGGGGAACTTCCGTGGGGGTCGCGGCGTTCTAGGGTCAGTGCCACTGCCGGCTCGATCGCGAACCGACCCTGGAGGACCGATGACCAACCCGGTGTTCAACAACAGCGCCGTCTTCGGCGACCCGCGCGCCCGCGGGAACCGCGGACGTGCGCAGCAGACCGCGGCGGGGCCCGGTGCGTACGGCGCCACCGCCACCGGGCCGGTGATCGAGGCGCAGTCGCTGGAGCAGATGTACGGCGCGCCCGCGGCCACCACCCGCGACACGGGCCGCCTGACCTACGACGACGTCATCATCAAGACGGGCGGGCTGCTCGCGCTGCTGGTCGTCGTCGCGGCCGCCACCTGGAACGTCGCGCCCGGCCTGTGGCCGATCGGCGCGGTCGTCGGCCTGGTGCTCGGCCTGGTGAACGCGTTCAAGAAGAACCCGAGCCCGCTGCTCATCACGCTGTACACCGTGGCGCAGGGCGTGTTCCTCGGCGGCATCAGCCTGGCGTTCCAGAACATGACCTTCGACGGGCAGTCGGTGCAGCCGATCGTGCTGCAGGCCGTCATCGCCACGTTCGCGACGTTCGGCGCGGCGCTGTTCCTGTTCAAGTCCGGCCGGGTCCGCGTCACCCCGAAGTTCACGCGCTGGCTGCTCATCGCGATGGTCGGCTACCTGGCCTACTCGCTGGTCAACGTCGTGATGATGTTCTTCGTGTCGAGCGACGGCTTCGGCCCGCTGCGGAACGGCTGGGTCGGCGTCCTTGCCGGTCTGTTTGCGGTCGGTCTCGCGGCAGCGAGCCTGATCATGGACTTCGACGCGATCAAGCGCGGCGTCGAGCAGGGTGCTCCCGCCAAGATGGCCTGGTCGGCCGCGTTCGGCCTGATCGTCACGCTGGTCTGGCTGTACCTCGAGATCCTGCGCATCCTCGCGATCCTGCAGGGTCGGGACTGACCGCACCCCGCACGAGCACGACGGCCCGCGTCCCCGGAAGGGGGCGCGGGCCGTCGTCGTCCCGGGCGCCCGGTCAGCCCGCGCCCGCCAGCAGGTGCGCCAGCGCCGCCTCGGCTCCTCGGCGCAGGATCGACCCGGCGTGCCCGGCCACCTCGTCCGCGAGGCGCCCGAGCCGCGGGTCGTCCGCCGTCAGCATCCCGGCGGCGACCACCACCCCGCGGACCCAGCCGGGCAGGTCGCGGTCGTCGCAGGCGCGCGCGAGCGCGAGCGGCCCCGGGTCGTCGGCGGGCTCGAACCCCGCGGGCCCGAGCCGCCCGGAGTCGAGGACCAGCAGCGCGGCGAGCGCGAACGCCGTCGCGGGCGCCTCCCGGCCGTCCTGCCACGCCTCCAGCAGCACGGGCAGGTTCCGCGCGCGGTACTTTGCGAGCGCGTTGAGCGCGATGTCGGCGAGCCGGTGGTGCAGGAACGGGTTGGTGAACCGCTCGCGGATGGTCGCGGCGAACCGGCGCAGCGCCTCGGGGTCCTCGGCGAGCGACGGCAGGATCTCGCGGTCCAGCAGCAGGTCGAGGTAGCGCGCGACGTCCGCCCGCGCCACGGTCTCCCGCACGCCGTCCTCCCCGAGCAGCAGGCCGAGCGGGCTCAGCGCGGTGTGCATCCCGTTGAGCACCCGCACCTTGCGGTCCCGGTAGGGCCGGACGTCGGGCAGGAACTCGACGGGCTGGCCGGCGCGGTCCAGCGGCAGCACCTCGCGCAGCGCCGGGTCGCCGCCGACGGCCCACACGCCGTAGAGCTCGCCCTTGACCACGAGCCGGTCGGCGTACCCGATCTGCCGGTGCACGTCGTCGATCTCGTCGCGTGGGTAGCCGGGCACGATCCGGTCGACCAGGGTGTCGTGGAACGTGCAGGCCTGCTCGACCCAGGCGACGAACGCGTCCGGCAGGCCGTTCGCCGTCGCGTGCGCGAGCACGTACCGCCGCAGGGTGCTCGCGTTGTCCTCGACGAGCTCGCAGCACACCACGTGCAGGCCCGCGGCCGGGTCGCCGCCGAAGTGCCGGAACCGGTCCAGCAGGAGCGCGGTGACCTTGGCGGGGAAGGACGCGGGCGGGGTGGCGGCGAGGTCGTCGCCCTCGACCCAGGCGATGCCCGCCTCGGTCGTGTTGGACACCAGGACCTGCAGCGACGGTTCCAGGTAGGTCGCGCGGTAGGCGGCGAACTCCTCATGGGCCCGCACGACCCGCTGGATCGCGGTGACCCGGGTGACCTGCCGCACGGGCTCGCCGGAGCGGACGCCCTCGAGCAGCACGTGGTAGATCCCGTCCTGCTCGCGCAGCAGGTCGAGAGCCCGGTCCGGGCCGGGCGTGGCGTGCACGACCGCGACGCCGTGCCGGGTGACGCCCGCGTCGTTGGCGCCCTGGATCATCTGGTCGACGAAGGCGCGCAGGAAGTTGCCGGCGCCGAACTGCAGCACCGTCAGCGGGAGCGCGTCCCGGGTCACGGTCGTCGCGTCGGGCACGGGGAGCCCGACGGCGTCGGCGTGCGCGGCGGGGGTGGGGTGTCCGGCCGGGCCGGGCGGGGACGTCGTGGTCATGAGGCCTCGTAGGCGCGCAGGGGCAGGTGGTAGGCGAGGTCCGCCGCGGTGTCGACGGCCTCGTCGAGGTCGAGCCGGTGCTCGACGACGAGCCGGGCCAGGTACCCGGCGTCGACGCGGCGGGCCAGGTCGTGCCGGGCGGGGATCGACACGAACGCGCGGGTGTCGTCGACGAACCCCGAGGTGTTCGCGAACCCGGCGGTCTCGGTCACGGCCTCCCGGAACCGGCGCATGGCGTCGGGGGCGTCGAGGAACCACCACGGCGCGCCGAGCCGGACGGACGGGTAGACGCCGGCCAGCGGGGCGAGCTCGCGGGAGAAGGTGGACTCGTCGGTCGTGAACAGGATGGTCCGGAACCCGGGGTGCCGGCCGAACGCCGCCAGCAGCGGGCGCAGGGCGCGGGTCCACTCCGTCGCGACCGGGATGTCGTACCCCTTGTCGGGTCCGAACGCCGCGGCCACCGCGGGGTCGTGGTCCCGGAGCACGCCCGGGTGCAGCTGCAGGACCAGACCGTCCTCGGCGGCCATCGCGGCCATCTGGAACAGCATGTGGCCCGCGAACGCGTCGGCGTCCGCGGCCGTCACGTCCCCGCGCAGCGCCGCCGCGAACACCCGCTCCGCCTCGGCATCCGTGAGCGGGGTGGTGCCCGTGCCGAGCAGCCCGTGGTCGGACGCGCGGGCACCGGCGGCCCTGAACCGGGCGCGCTGCACCCGCAGCGCCTCCCGGTAGCCGGCGTAGGACCCGACGTCCGTGCCGGCCGCTTCGCCCAGCCGCTCGAGGTCGGCGCGCCAGCCCGGGCGGTCGACGGCGAGCAGCGCGTCCGGCCGGAACGTCGGGACGACGCGGTCGCCGAGACCGTCGGCGGCGAGCCGGGCGTGGGCGTCCAGGGTCGACCACGCCGGGTCGGTGGTGCTGATCACCTCGATGCCGAACCGGTCGAGCAGCGCCCGCGGCCGGAACGCCGGGTCGTCGATCGCCGCCTGCACCTGGTCGTAGAGCGCGTCGGCGGTCGCGGCGCTCGGGCGCTCGGTGACGCCGAAGACCTCGACCAGCTCGGTCTCCAGCCAGAACCGGGTCGGAGTGCCGCGGAACAGCGGCCACCCGGCGCAGAACCGCCGCCAGACCTCCCGCGGGTCGGCCTCGGCGACGACGCCCGCGTCCGTGGCCACCGGGGCGACGCCCAGCTCCTCGATGCCGGCGCCCTGCGAGGCGAGCATCCGCACCAGGTAGTGGTCCGGGACCACCAGCAGCTGGGCGGGGTCGGGGAACGGCGCGTCGTCGGCGAACCACTCGACGGGCACGTGCCCGTGCATGGCGACCAGCGGCAGGTCGCGGGTCGCGCGGTAGATCTCCCGCGCGACCGGCCGGGTGACGGGGTCGGCCGGGAGCGCGCGGTCGGGGTGCAGGGTCCAGGCGCCCGCCGGCCGGGCCGGGGCGGTCACCGGGCCGCCCCGAGGCCGTGCCGGCGGTCCATCTCGACGGCGGCGAGCAGGAAGGGCCCGACGCCCTTGTGGTCGTTCGTCACGACGGGCTCGCTCATGTAATACGCGTAGGAGCCGTCGCGGTACGGCTGCCCGCCGAGGCCCGCGACCTGGCACATCCGGTGCACGTTCACCCAGCCCTGCGCGTCGACCGACAGGAACTGCTCCGTGGCGTGCGCCCAGCCCGACTCCAGCGCCTGCTCCCAACGGTCGCCCGTCAGATACCCGAGGCGCAGCGCCTTGGCGATCGCGGCGAGGACCATGAACGAGCCCGAGGACTCCAGGTAGTTCAGCGGCCGGTCGCCCTGGTCGGGGATCTGGTACCAGAGGCCGGTGCGCGGGTCCCGGACCCGCAGCAGCGCCGCGAGCACGTCCTCGAGCTGGTCCCGGACGCGCGCGCGGCCGGGGTGCTCGGCGGGCAGGTGCTCGAGCACGTCGGCCATCGCCATGACGAACCAGCCGAGCGCGCGCAGCCACACGTGCGGCGAGCGCCCGGTCCCCGGGTCGGCCCAGGCCATCCGACGGGACTCGTCGCAGGCGTGCCGGCACAGCCCGGACGGGCCCTCGACGGTGAGGTCGTACGCGGTGGTGAACTGCAGCACCACGTCGTCCAGCAGGTCGGTCCGGTCGGCCAGCACGCAGTAGCGGGCGTAGAAGACGGAGCCCATGTAGAGGCCGTCGAGCCAGACCTGGTCGGGGTAGATCTGCTTGTGCCAGAAGGTCCCGGCGCGCAGCCGCGGCTGGCGGAGCAGCTGCTGGAACAGCCGGTCCGCGGCGAGGCGGTACCGCCGCTCGCCGGTCTCCGCCAGCAGGTCCAGGACGGCCTTGCCGTTGTTGACGTGGTCGAGGTTGTACTCGGCGCGGGCGTACCCGAGGATCGAGCCGTCCTCCCGCACGAAGTGGTCGAGGTTCCGCCGGATGTACGCGGCGTACCGCGGGTCGCCGGTGAGCGCGTGCACGGCGCGGATGCCGTCGAGCACCAGCCCGTCCTCGTACTCCCAGCGGTCGCGGAGGTTCACCAGCGGCTCGCGGGCGAGCAGCGTGTCGGCGCCGAGCACCGCCCAGCGGGTGCGTGCGGTGCCGTAGCCGCGACCGGTCGGCGCGTCCGGGGTCGTCTGCGTGGTCATCGCGTCCCCCGCTCAGGCCAGCGCGGCCGGCGGCACGGCGTCCATGTCGTCGAAGGCCTGGTTCTCCCCGGCCATCGCCCACACGAACGAGTACGCCGCGGTGCCGACACCCGCGTGGATCGACCAGGACGGCGAGATCACGGCCTGCCCGTCGGCGACGACGAGGTGCCGCGTCTCCTCGGGCCGGCCGAGCAGGTGGATCACCCGGGCGTCCTCGGGGAGGTCGACGTAGAGGTAGCACTCGGTGCGCCGGTCGTGGGTGTGCGCCGGCATGGTGTTCCACATCGAGCCCGGGTGCAGCGTCGTGACGCCCATCATCACCTGGCAGGTGCGCACGCCGTCCGGGTGCAGGTACTGGCGCAGGGTCCGGCGGTTCGACGTCTCCTGGTCGCCGAGCTCGCGGACGGTGCCCTCCTCCGGCAGCACGCGCGTCGAGGGGTACGCGGTGTGCGCGGGGGCCGAGACGAGGTAGAGCCGGGCGCCGGAGCCCTCGGCCGCGTCGGCGAACGTCACGTCCCGCACGCCGCGGCCCAGGTACAGGCAGGCCCGCGGCGGCAGCTCGTACGTCGTCCCGTCCGCCTCGACGACCGCCGCGCCGCCGACGTTGACGATCCCGACCTCGCGGCGCTCCAGGAAGTGCGCCGCGCGCAGCCCGTCGGGCGCCTCGAGCGGCAGCCGCCGCCCGGCCGGGACGGCGCCGCCGAGGACGACGCGGTCGTGGTGGGTGTGGACGAGGCGGACCTCGCCGGGGACGAACAGGTCGGGCACGAGGTAGCGGGCGCGCAGCCCGCTGGTGTCGAGTCCGGCGATCTGGTCGGGTCCGGTGGCGTAGCGGTTCTCCACGAGGGGGCCTTCCTGGGATGGGTCGGGCGGGGTGCGGGCGGCGCCGGAGGCGTGGTGCGGGGCGGCGCGCGGCCGGGGGTCGGCGGGGCCGGGGGTCAGCGGACGAGCCAGCCGCCGTCCACGGGCAGGACGGCGCCGTTGACGTAGTCCGAGGCGGCCGAGGCGAGGAACACGAACGCGCCCTGCAGGTCCGCGGGCGTACCCCAGCGCTCGGCGGGGATGCGGTCGAGGATCGAGCGCTCGCGGACCTCGTCGGCCCGGAGGGCGGCGGTGTTGTCGGTGGCCATGTACCCGGGCGCGATCGCGTTGGCGTTCACCCCGTGCCGGGCGAGCTCGTTGGCCAGCGCCTTCGTGACGCCCGCGACCGCGTGCTTGGACGCGGTGTAGCCCGGGACCAGGACGCCGCCCTGGAAGGCGAGCATCGAGGCGATGTTGATGATCTTGCCCCGCCCCTGGTCGACGAACCGGCGGGCCGCCGACCGCGACAGGTGGAACACGGCGTCCAGGTTGATGGCGAGCACGTCGTCCCAGTCCGCGGCGGCGTGCTCCAGCAGCGGCGCGCGGCGGATGATGCCGGCGTTGTTCACGAGCACGTCGACGCGGCCGAGCCCGTCCACCACCGCCTGGACGTCGGCGTCGAGGTCCTCGGGCGCGGCGTGCACCAGGTCGCGCTCCAGCACCAGGCAGCGCCGGCCGAGCGCGCGCACGGCCTCGGCGGTCTCGGTGCCCGCCACGTGGTCGAGCAGGGCGACGTCGGCGCCCGCCTCGGCGAGCGCGAGCGCGGCGCCGCGACCGAGGCCGCGGGCGGCACCGGTGACGAGGGCGACGGTCCCGTCCAGGCGGAAGGAGTCGAGGATCACAGCGGGCCTCCAGGGGTGGGGCGGGGCGCCGGCGACGCGCCGGCGACGAAGGTGGTGGTGAGGGACCCGAGGCCGGTGACGGCGATGGTCACGGCGTCGCCGTGCCGCAGCGGCACGTGCGCGGCAGCCGCCTCGGGGAGCTTGGCGGGGGTGCCGGTGGCGATCACGTCGCCCGGCTCGAGGGTGAGCACCTGGCTGAGGTGGTGGATCAGGAACGCGGGGGAGAACACCAGGTCGTCGGTGCTCGACCGCACCGTGACGACGCCGTCGCGCTCGACCGTGAGCTCCCGCCCCGTGATCGGCAGGGCCTCGTCGGCGGTGACGACGGCGGGGCCGAGCTGGCCGAAGCCGTCGACGCACTTGCCGAGGGTCCACTGCGAGGTGCGGGACTGCCAGTCCCGGGCGGAGACGTCGTCGAACAGCGTCAGCCCCCCGACGTACGCCTCGGCCTCGGCGAGCGGGACGCAGTGCGCGCGGCGCCCGACGACGACGGCGATCTCGCCCTCGTAGTCGGCGTGCTGCACGGCGGGCGGGAGCACCACCGGGTCGTCGGGGCCGCACAGGGTGTTCGCGGTCTTGACGAAGACGTTCGGGTGCTCGGGGACGTCGTCGGGCGCGCGGTCCCGGCCGAGGTGCCCGGCGTAGCTGTGCCCGAGGCACAGGATCGTCCCGGGGCGCACCGGCGGCGCGAGCCGGACGGAGGCCGCGTCCGGCAGGCAGGCAGGCCGGGTCCGCCGCGTCGACCGCGGCCTGCGCGGCGGCGTGCAGCGCGGGGTCGCGGAGCACGTCGACCACGGCGCGGCCGGGCAGCACGGCGGAGAGGTCGAGCAGCCGGTCGCCGCCGGGGCCGGCGACGAGCGCGCCGGGGCGGACGGCGGCGCCGGCGTGGTGGCTCACGAGGCGCACGGGGGTCTCCTGGGGTCGGGGGGGTGCGGGGGCGGGGCCGGGGCTCGCGCGGCGGGCGAGCCCCGGCCCGGGTGTCAGGAGATCGCCGCGCCGACCTCGTCCAGCCAGCGCTCCGCGGCCTCGCGCGGGGTGATCCGCCCGAACAGCACGTCGGAGTTCACCCGCTGGGTGATCTGCGTCGTCTCGCCGGCGCCGACCGGCG encodes the following:
- a CDS encoding response regulator transcription factor yields the protein MGFRLVLDDEDDLTVVGEAGDGAEALRQIAALDPDVVLMDVRMPGTNGIEATERIVAAGSRSRVLILTTFDLDEYAFAALRAGASGFLLKDARPAELTAAIRAVATGDAVVSPRVTRRMLELFAEELPGEQDAPAPRGDARADDLTQREREVLLAVAEGLSNAEVAERLFLSEATVKTHVGRILAKLGVRDRVQAVVFAYESGLVGR
- a CDS encoding ABC transporter permease subunit, whose product is MSATATVPATRAAARPSGDARVTFGRLLRSEWIKLWSLRSTWWVLPITVVAQAGIAWMIAYFGVRQFDESGMDYTVTAGDIVGGIQFAQLAICVLAVLAITGEYSTGMIRSTLSTSPTRTPALLAKGLVVVVVAFVTGVVGTLVSWAVTYPVLGEAHRVDLGLEMNQRILLGAPLYLAAIALLAYAIGALLRHSAGALATVLGLLLVVESVFALIPWAFFEKISPYLPMSAGSQLVMSDNPDAVLGPWEGYGVLVAWGVVALAAAAVLLRRRDA
- a CDS encoding MFS transporter, encoding MPSRHPEPNKTAIYATALTAFFAIAGIAVVDPILPVIGEEIGASTWQIELLFTAYLVVMAVGMIPAVIATGRYGYRKVLATGVTVVAAAAVLAALSGNILELAVLRGLWGLGNAMFFATAMVLLVALATDREWVVELFETCVGLGFAVGPLIGGLLGQISWRVPFAACGVFMLIALGMSITRLRDPQDPPTALTLRDVWQPFRRPAFRTLCVVTAAYNFVFFVVLGYTPVFLGLDVIPLGLVFTAWGIGLAVGILVVGHRLAHRIGAVATVGVAIGGLLVALAARHERRDRRVGRGAGAGRRLHGHREREPHRPGARARRCGAPHHHRGVQPGPLGLRGPRARDRRPAAAPGERDGPVLGGRGGAADRRGGVRVEGPRDGRGGRREADLPAVGPRGARRRGHARGGAGRGLSPAGPDPAPTRCRVGAGSAPDEA
- a CDS encoding MarR family winged helix-turn-helix transcriptional regulator, translated to MQPDDSLRTIEAQVAMLLRLSDRTRRAGARARGEIERSAYLVLGVLAEEGPTSVNAIADALRLDPSTVTRQVLAMEQAGQVVRAADASDGRVTLVRPTEEGLAGLERTREVRARLYGEVLDHWSADDRADLARLLTRLNADVDTWGRAHGSR
- a CDS encoding sensor histidine kinase, yielding MAPSRPRGGAAVVPPPVRPSPPEDPLSTPDPAPAAFTELDARRLGRVRRFFALHPRASDVLVCVFFALSAISSVGPVVDGAGPNVGFAADTVVLSGAAAALSLALTALALVALWFRRRWPVRVTIALGASAVLQVLLTGSVGAGDVAFALGLYVVAATRPQRQGWLLLGAATVGVLGAFFLWGAVLRPDGARLNVDIGSILVAGLVALAVGANVRGRRLHTRALVERHQQLVDAGEQHAKLAAAAEQTRIAREMHDVVAHGLTVMIALSDGARVAMRRSPDDAAAALDLLSETGRSALADMRRMLGVLRGADVPLEPQPGTQDLESLVQQFRAAGLTVHLTTAGPALPADAALALTVYRVVQESLTNALRHAGPGARVDVLVRHGAGRVGIEVVDDGAAADPVADAAGETGRLGRLGERLAVRGDDPLAARTRRRGRHRGHPRDTGARRPRPGRHARARGGLPWLRRGRAVPWRLAGARRAAHRGRP
- a CDS encoding ABC transporter ATP-binding protein translates to MIEARGLTKRYGHKTAVAGIDFTVQSGKVTGFLGPNGAGKSTTMRMIMGLDRPTSGTVTVNGRPYAQLKSPLTEVGALLDAKAVHSGRSATNHLRAVAATHGIGRKRVDEVIEMTGLQAVAGKRVGGFSLGMGQRLGIAAALLGDPRTLILDEPVNGLDPEGVLWVRNLVKHLATEGRTVFLSSHLMSEMALTADHILVIGRGRIIADAPVADIVAGASGTRVRVRSPQASRLAELLQGPDTTVTSVEAGLIEITGTTAEAVGELAARDGVVLHELTPVAASLEAAYMSLTADDVEYHSAPTGAGTTVQQGQTAPTPEEARR